In one Streptomyces sp. NBC_01288 genomic region, the following are encoded:
- the mqnC gene encoding cyclic dehypoxanthinyl futalosine synthase, giving the protein MTEKAELQSVLDRAAEGGRITPEEALDLYRDAPLHALGAAADAVRKRRYAGTEHIATYIIERNINYTNVCVTACKFCAFYAAPKDTAKGWTRDLDDILRRCAETVELGGTQIMFQGGHHPDFGVEYYEEHFAAIKGAYPQLVIHSLGASEVEHMARISKVTVEEAITRIHAAGLDSFAGAGAELLPARPRKAIAPLKESGERWLEIMEAAHNLGVESTSTMLMGTGETNAERIEHLRMIRDVQDRTGGFRAFIPYTYQPENNHLKGRTQATLFEYLRMIAIARLFMDNVAHIQGSWLTTGKEVGQLSLHYGADDLGSIMLEENVVSSAGAKHRSNRMEIIDLIRKAGRVPAQRATTYEHIVVHDDPANDPVDERVMSHISSTAIEGGTAHPELKLLSAN; this is encoded by the coding sequence GTGACCGAGAAGGCCGAGCTTCAGTCCGTCCTCGACCGTGCCGCCGAGGGCGGGCGCATCACCCCCGAAGAGGCGCTCGACCTCTACCGCGACGCCCCGCTGCACGCGCTCGGCGCCGCCGCCGACGCCGTACGCAAGCGTCGGTACGCGGGTACGGAGCACATCGCGACGTACATCATCGAGCGGAACATCAACTACACGAACGTGTGCGTCACGGCGTGCAAGTTCTGCGCGTTCTACGCCGCCCCCAAGGACACCGCGAAGGGCTGGACGCGGGACCTCGACGACATCCTGCGCCGGTGCGCCGAGACCGTCGAACTCGGCGGTACGCAGATCATGTTCCAGGGCGGACACCACCCGGACTTCGGCGTCGAGTACTACGAAGAGCACTTCGCCGCGATCAAGGGCGCGTACCCCCAGCTGGTCATCCACTCCCTCGGCGCGTCCGAGGTCGAGCACATGGCCCGCATCTCGAAGGTCACCGTCGAAGAGGCCATCACCCGCATCCACGCGGCCGGCCTCGACTCCTTCGCGGGCGCCGGTGCGGAGTTGCTCCCCGCGCGCCCCCGCAAGGCCATCGCGCCCCTCAAGGAGTCCGGCGAGCGCTGGCTGGAGATCATGGAGGCGGCGCACAACCTGGGCGTCGAGTCCACGTCGACGATGCTCATGGGCACCGGCGAGACCAACGCCGAGCGCATCGAGCACCTGCGGATGATCCGTGACGTGCAGGACCGCACCGGTGGCTTCCGCGCCTTCATCCCGTACACCTACCAGCCCGAGAACAACCACCTGAAGGGCCGCACGCAGGCCACGCTCTTCGAGTACCTGCGGATGATCGCCATCGCGCGTCTCTTCATGGACAACGTCGCCCACATCCAGGGCAGTTGGCTGACGACGGGCAAGGAGGTCGGCCAACTCTCCCTGCACTACGGCGCGGACGACCTCGGCTCGATCATGCTGGAGGAGAACGTCGTCTCCTCGGCCGGTGCCAAGCACCGCTCCAACCGCATGGAGATCATCGACCTCATCCGCAAGGCGGGCCGAGTCCCCGCCCAGCGGGCCACGACGTACGAGCACATCGTCGTCCACGACGACCCGGCGAACGACCCGGTCGACGAGCGCGTGATGTCCCACATCTCGTCCACCGCGATCGAAGGCGGCACGGCCCACCCGGAGTTGAAGCTCCTGTCGGCCAACTAG
- a CDS encoding serine/threonine-protein kinase encodes MQPLGDDEPTVVGPYRLLGRLGSGGMGRVYLGRSAGGRTVAVKIVHPHFALDEEFRARFRREVDAARRVGGAWTAPVLDADPEAAVPWVATAYAAGPSLSAAVADGGPLPTATVRALGAGLAEALTAVHELGLVHRDVKPSNVLLTLDGPLLIDFGIARATEGTASLTSTGVSVGSPGYMAPEQILGKGATGASDVFSLGAVLAYAATGTSPFPGDSSAALLYKVVHEEPQLGEMDGDLRELASACLAKDPAARPTPGEVGRWLAPDGAARLVAGGWLPGALVEQVSRSAVQLLNLEAAGVAESVPSGPVGFSSPSVGAGGGAFGPAPVMPKSPAGPAGFVPEPRDAAPYDTVPPASGRHPGKVSVSVAATAAPGPNGRGRRVGCAVALSIAGALAVVTLVPVLLYWMQPDDKGKDSSAGAIPTASATSSASATASSAPSAGDGSSLKSIPDHYLGTWEGEGTALGGTLPDGTFRITIAKVGVGQRLGILRQTDQLGGVCDDVLTLKQVTKTRLVASAAGATSNRDVCNQAAHTVTLTPVGDDLTYLSDSSAEGSPTARLSKVK; translated from the coding sequence ATGCAGCCGCTCGGAGACGACGAACCCACGGTCGTGGGGCCCTACCGGCTGCTCGGCCGGCTCGGGTCCGGTGGGATGGGCCGGGTCTACCTCGGGCGCAGCGCGGGCGGTCGTACGGTCGCGGTCAAGATCGTGCATCCGCACTTCGCGCTCGACGAGGAGTTCCGCGCCCGCTTCCGCCGCGAGGTCGACGCCGCGCGGCGGGTGGGCGGTGCCTGGACGGCCCCCGTGCTGGACGCCGATCCCGAGGCCGCGGTGCCGTGGGTGGCTACGGCCTATGCCGCCGGGCCCTCCCTCTCCGCCGCCGTCGCGGACGGCGGGCCGCTGCCCACGGCCACCGTACGGGCGCTCGGCGCGGGGCTGGCCGAAGCGCTCACGGCAGTACATGAGTTGGGGCTCGTGCACCGGGACGTGAAGCCGTCCAACGTGCTTCTCACCCTCGACGGGCCGCTGTTGATCGACTTCGGGATCGCCCGCGCCACGGAGGGCACCGCCTCCCTCACCTCCACCGGCGTCTCCGTCGGCTCGCCCGGCTACATGGCCCCCGAGCAGATCCTCGGCAAGGGCGCGACAGGTGCGTCTGATGTCTTCTCGCTGGGGGCTGTGTTGGCTTACGCGGCCACGGGCACATCCCCCTTTCCCGGTGACTCCTCCGCCGCGCTCCTCTACAAGGTCGTCCACGAAGAGCCTCAACTCGGGGAGATGGACGGGGACTTGCGGGAGCTGGCGAGTGCCTGTCTGGCCAAGGACCCCGCCGCGCGGCCGACCCCGGGTGAGGTGGGGCGGTGGCTCGCTCCGGACGGGGCCGCCCGGCTGGTGGCCGGGGGGTGGCTGCCGGGGGCGTTGGTGGAACAGGTCAGCCGAAGTGCCGTACAGCTGCTGAATCTTGAGGCCGCGGGGGTGGCCGAGAGCGTGCCCTCGGGGCCGGTGGGGTTCAGCAGTCCGTCGGTGGGGGCGGGGGGCGGGGCCTTCGGGCCGGCGCCGGTGATGCCCAAGTCACCTGCGGGGCCGGCCGGGTTCGTACCCGAACCGCGTGACGCGGCCCCGTACGACACCGTCCCACCGGCCTCCGGGCGGCACCCCGGAAAGGTCTCCGTCTCCGTTGCCGCCACGGCGGCTCCCGGGCCCAACGGGCGTGGCCGCAGGGTCGGTTGTGCGGTGGCGCTCTCCATCGCCGGGGCGCTGGCGGTGGTGACGCTGGTGCCGGTGTTGTTGTACTGGATGCAGCCGGACGACAAGGGCAAGGACTCCTCGGCGGGCGCGATCCCGACCGCTTCCGCTACTTCCTCCGCCTCCGCCACGGCGAGCAGCGCGCCGAGCGCGGGCGACGGCTCCTCGCTCAAGTCCATCCCCGACCACTACCTGGGCACCTGGGAGGGCGAGGGCACCGCGCTGGGCGGCACGCTTCCCGACGGGACCTTCCGGATCACGATCGCCAAGGTGGGCGTGGGGCAGCGGTTGGGCATCCTCCGCCAGACCGACCAGCTCGGCGGGGTCTGCGACGACGTACTGACCCTGAAGCAGGTGACGAAGACCCGGCTCGTCGCCTCGGCGGCGGGCGCGACGTCGAACCGCGACGTCTGCAACCAGGCCGCCCACACCGTCACCCTCACCCCGGTCGGCGACGACCTCACGTACCTGTCGGACAGTTCCGCCGAGGGCTCCCCGACCGCGCGGTTGTCCAAGGTCAAGTAG
- a CDS encoding menaquinone biosynthetic enzyme MqnA/MqnD family protein: MDNSRTRPRVGHIQFLNCLPLYWGLARTGTLLDFELTKDTPEKLSEQLVQGDLDIGPITLVEFLRNADDLVAFPDIAVGCDGPVMSCVIVSQVPLDQLDGRRVALGSTSRTSVRLAQLLLAERYGVQPDYYTCPPDLSLMMQEADAAVLIGDAALRANLLDGPRFGLEVHDLGSLWKEWTGLPFVFAVWAARRDYLEREPVITRKVHEAFLASRNLSLEEVGKVAEQASRWEDFDEEVLERYFTTLDFRFGAPQLAAVAEFARRVGPTTGFPADVNVELLQP; the protein is encoded by the coding sequence GTGGACAATTCTCGCACCCGGCCGCGCGTCGGCCACATCCAGTTCCTGAACTGCCTGCCCCTGTACTGGGGGCTCGCGAGAACAGGCACGCTTCTCGACTTCGAGCTCACCAAGGACACCCCGGAGAAGCTCAGCGAGCAGCTGGTGCAGGGCGACCTCGACATCGGGCCCATCACGCTCGTCGAGTTCCTCCGCAACGCGGACGACCTGGTCGCCTTCCCCGACATCGCCGTCGGCTGCGACGGCCCGGTGATGTCCTGCGTGATCGTCTCGCAGGTCCCGCTGGACCAGCTCGACGGCCGCCGGGTCGCCCTCGGCTCGACCTCGCGGACCTCCGTACGCCTCGCGCAGCTCCTCCTCGCCGAGCGCTACGGCGTCCAGCCCGACTACTACACCTGCCCGCCCGACCTGAGCCTGATGATGCAGGAGGCCGACGCCGCCGTACTCATCGGTGACGCCGCCCTGCGCGCCAACCTGCTCGACGGGCCCCGCTTCGGCCTGGAGGTGCACGACCTCGGCTCGCTCTGGAAGGAGTGGACCGGGCTGCCGTTCGTCTTCGCCGTGTGGGCCGCCCGCCGCGACTACCTGGAGCGCGAGCCGGTCATCACCCGCAAGGTCCACGAGGCCTTCCTCGCCTCCCGCAACCTCTCCCTGGAGGAGGTCGGCAAGGTCGCCGAACAGGCCTCCCGCTGGGAGGACTTCGACGAGGAGGTTCTGGAGCGGTACTTCACCACCCTCGACTTCCGTTTCGGCGCGCCCCAGCTCGCCGCCGTCGCCGAGTTCGCCCGCCGCGTCGGACCCACGACCGGTTTCCCGGCCGACGTGAACGTGGAACTGCTCCAGCCGTAA
- a CDS encoding cold-shock protein — MATGTVKWFNAEKGFGFIAQEGGGPDVFVHYSAINASGFRSLEENQAVSFDVTQGPKGPQAENVTPV, encoded by the coding sequence ATGGCTACCGGAACCGTGAAGTGGTTCAACGCCGAAAAGGGCTTTGGCTTCATCGCCCAAGAAGGCGGAGGCCCCGACGTCTTCGTTCACTACTCCGCGATCAACGCGAGCGGCTTCCGCTCGCTGGAGGAGAACCAAGCGGTCTCCTTCGACGTGACCCAGGGTCCGAAGGGCCCGCAGGCGGAGAACGTCACCCCCGTCTGA
- a CDS encoding class I SAM-dependent DNA methyltransferase has protein sequence MPSNSTSSEADFVASTRTFYDAIAEDYAEHFAGERSAKPRDWTVMAGFAELVSRGGGEGGQVVDLGCGPGRSTAFLAAQGLDVFGLDLSESMLGIARRENPGLRFRQGSMLELDIPDGALAAAVSWYSSIHTPVDRLPFLFAEFHRILAPGGYLLLAFQAGDRPLTLDRPFGHPVTLDFERRRPEAMAELLEAAGFALRSRTVREAEEELGESSAQAFLMARKGVAGAAVAL, from the coding sequence ATGCCCTCCAACTCCACCTCATCCGAAGCCGACTTCGTGGCCAGTACCCGGACCTTCTACGACGCCATCGCCGAGGACTACGCCGAGCATTTCGCCGGGGAGCGCAGCGCCAAGCCGCGGGACTGGACGGTGATGGCGGGCTTCGCCGAGTTGGTGAGTCGGGGTGGGGGCGAGGGTGGGCAGGTGGTCGATCTCGGGTGCGGGCCGGGGCGGTCCACGGCGTTCCTCGCCGCGCAGGGGCTGGACGTGTTCGGGCTCGATCTGTCCGAGTCGATGCTTGGGATCGCGCGCCGCGAGAACCCGGGGTTGCGCTTCCGGCAGGGTTCGATGCTGGAGCTGGACATCCCCGACGGGGCGCTGGCGGCGGCCGTCTCCTGGTACTCGTCCATCCACACGCCTGTGGACCGACTCCCGTTCCTCTTCGCGGAGTTCCACCGGATCCTCGCACCGGGCGGGTATCTGCTGCTCGCCTTCCAGGCCGGCGACCGACCCCTCACCCTCGACCGTCCCTTCGGTCACCCGGTGACTCTGGACTTCGAGCGCCGGCGACCGGAAGCGATGGCCGAGTTGCTGGAGGCCGCGGGGTTCGCGCTGCGGTCACGGACCGTGCGGGAAGCGGAAGAGGAACTCGGGGAGTCGTCAGCGCAGGCGTTTCTGATGGCCCGCAAAGGTGTGGCTGGAGCTGCGGTTGCGCTCTAG
- a CDS encoding WXG100 family type VII secretion target, protein MGDSWVGGDIGGLHTMATTYKNAKDQLDDVVRPVTSAVETLVDDAGWKGDAAEEFRAKWSEDALTAGAFAGMVSDVGDILGTLADALSTCETALQNAEHVATGKGVSTDDKGVPLPLVTANPPGAADQKTISAMTEYDTVRKQVAHTAQHARLVAADKLRGLYAQVTAPVSTGDKITIADALRGLYAYDAEDARAGGKKARTELDDAKAAEQTAKKEMRAERKAYQKAGRGLPKDLPAKGAYRDAVTQVDSLEEAIARADVGSGKLPYDRLLNVKLADAADALRLGRGLEALPEFLKEIPVLDVAAAAACGLIEAKDDHDKGWSWQHSVTVDVGAAAGGVVVGALAVAAAPEVVTAAGAALVAGVGVGSAILATDILDHTFHEHWSEDIHDHGVVGGVLHGAGNVASDTVGDVGRLGKDVWHGVTSIF, encoded by the coding sequence ATGGGCGACAGCTGGGTCGGCGGTGACATCGGCGGGCTGCACACGATGGCCACGACGTACAAGAACGCGAAGGACCAACTCGACGACGTCGTCCGGCCGGTCACCAGTGCCGTCGAGACGCTCGTCGACGACGCGGGCTGGAAGGGCGACGCGGCGGAGGAGTTCCGCGCGAAGTGGAGCGAGGACGCGCTGACGGCGGGGGCGTTCGCCGGCATGGTGAGTGACGTGGGGGACATCCTCGGCACCCTGGCCGACGCGCTGTCCACGTGCGAGACGGCCTTGCAGAACGCGGAGCATGTCGCGACGGGCAAGGGCGTGTCCACGGACGACAAGGGCGTGCCGCTGCCCCTGGTCACGGCGAACCCGCCCGGTGCGGCGGACCAGAAGACGATCTCCGCGATGACCGAGTACGACACGGTCCGCAAGCAGGTCGCGCACACCGCACAGCACGCCCGGCTGGTCGCCGCGGACAAGCTGCGCGGGCTGTACGCCCAGGTCACCGCGCCGGTGTCGACCGGCGACAAGATCACCATCGCCGACGCGCTGCGCGGTCTGTACGCCTACGACGCGGAGGACGCGCGGGCCGGCGGCAAGAAGGCGCGCACCGAACTCGACGACGCGAAGGCCGCGGAGCAGACGGCGAAGAAAGAGATGCGGGCGGAACGCAAGGCATACCAGAAGGCGGGCCGCGGACTGCCCAAGGACCTGCCCGCCAAGGGCGCCTACCGTGACGCGGTCACGCAGGTCGACTCGCTGGAGGAGGCGATCGCCCGCGCGGACGTCGGTAGCGGCAAGCTTCCGTACGACCGGTTGCTGAACGTCAAACTCGCCGATGCGGCGGACGCGTTGAGGTTGGGCAGGGGGCTTGAGGCGCTGCCGGAGTTCCTCAAGGAGATTCCCGTGCTGGATGTTGCCGCGGCTGCTGCCTGTGGGCTGATCGAGGCGAAGGACGACCACGACAAGGGGTGGTCGTGGCAGCACTCGGTGACGGTGGATGTGGGTGCGGCCGCCGGTGGTGTGGTCGTCGGCGCTCTCGCGGTGGCCGCGGCGCCGGAAGTGGTGACCGCGGCCGGCGCGGCGCTGGTGGCGGGGGTCGGCGTCGGGTCGGCGATCCTCGCGACAGACATCCTCGACCACACCTTCCACGAGCACTGGAGCGAGGACATTCACGACCACGGGGTTGTCGGCGGCGTGCTGCACGGCGCCGGCAACGTCGCCTCGGACACCGTGGGCGACGTCGGACGACTCGGGAAGGACGTATGGCATGGCGTCACGAGCATCTTCTGA
- a CDS encoding DUF6317 family protein, with product MSADFKAVLSDLTSMATTLHDQATDYRKLHPQVAPPVVSGGDAGLDDAIKEVAHLILGLHIGFADRLDDHGDKVAYARDSFHRHDVDVHGVFEDLMVGED from the coding sequence ATGTCGGCCGACTTCAAGGCGGTGCTGAGCGACCTCACGTCGATGGCCACGACCCTCCACGACCAGGCCACCGACTACCGGAAGCTGCACCCCCAGGTCGCCCCGCCCGTGGTGAGCGGCGGGGACGCGGGGCTCGACGACGCCATCAAGGAGGTCGCCCATCTCATCCTCGGCCTGCACATCGGCTTCGCGGACCGGCTGGACGACCACGGCGACAAGGTCGCGTACGCGCGGGACTCCTTCCACCGGCACGACGTCGACGTCCACGGGGTGTTCGAGGACCTGATGGTCGGGGAGGACTGA
- the kstD gene encoding 3-oxosteroid 1-dehydrogenase has product MTPSTDGQVQLPGRRRVLAGGAVAALGVAAGVRHAAQAADLPLLGTYDVVVIGAGAAGMTAALTAAKQGLSCVVVEKAPTFGGSAARSGAGIWIPNNPVILAAGVPDTPAKAATYLSAVVGADVPADRQQSFLAHGPAMISFVMANSPLRFRWMEGYSDYYPELPGGLPNGRSIEPDQLDGTILGTELAHLNPPYLAVPSGMVVFSADYKWLDLAAVSVKGAAVATECLARGTKAALLGQKPLTMGQSLAAGLRAGLQSAQVPVWLNTPLTDLYSEGGAVTGAVVTRAGTAGLVRARRGVVVGSGGFEHNAAMRAQYQRQPIGTDWTVGAKENTGDGIQAGQRAGAALALMDDAWWGPTIPIPGDPYFCLAERTLPGGLLVNQAGSRFVNEAAPYSDVVHIMYDRDTAAPDIPAWLIVDQNYRNRYLFKDVLPTFTFPDDWYSSGAAYKAWSLDALATSIGVPAAALRSTVSRFNSLAANGKDTDFGRGDSAYDHYYTDPSILPNSCLAPLWLPPYYAFRIVPGDLGTKGGMRTDARARVLRADGSVIPGLYAAGNASAAVMGHSYAGAGSTIGPAMTFGYVAGMDLAGAL; this is encoded by the coding sequence ATGACCCCGAGCACGGACGGACAGGTACAACTCCCCGGTAGAAGACGTGTGTTGGCGGGTGGTGCGGTTGCGGCGCTCGGTGTCGCCGCCGGGGTGCGGCACGCGGCGCAGGCCGCCGATCTCCCTCTCCTCGGCACCTACGACGTCGTGGTGATCGGTGCGGGAGCGGCCGGGATGACGGCCGCGCTGACCGCCGCCAAGCAGGGCCTGAGCTGTGTGGTGGTCGAGAAGGCGCCGACGTTCGGGGGTTCGGCGGCGCGTTCCGGGGCCGGGATCTGGATCCCCAACAACCCGGTGATCCTGGCGGCCGGAGTCCCCGACACCCCCGCCAAAGCCGCCACTTACCTCTCCGCGGTCGTCGGCGCCGACGTCCCCGCCGACCGCCAGCAGTCGTTCCTCGCCCACGGCCCCGCCATGATCTCCTTCGTGATGGCGAACAGCCCGCTGCGCTTCCGCTGGATGGAGGGATACAGCGACTACTACCCGGAGTTGCCGGGCGGGCTCCCCAACGGCCGTTCCATAGAACCCGATCAGCTCGACGGCACCATCCTCGGCACCGAACTCGCCCACCTCAACCCGCCCTACCTGGCCGTCCCTTCGGGCATGGTCGTCTTCAGCGCCGACTACAAGTGGCTCGACCTGGCGGCGGTGAGCGTGAAGGGCGCGGCGGTCGCGACCGAGTGTCTGGCCCGGGGGACGAAGGCGGCGCTGCTCGGCCAGAAGCCGCTCACCATGGGCCAGTCCCTCGCCGCCGGCCTACGGGCCGGACTCCAGTCCGCGCAGGTGCCGGTGTGGCTCAACACCCCGCTCACCGACCTGTACTCGGAGGGCGGCGCCGTCACCGGGGCGGTCGTCACGCGCGCCGGAACCGCCGGGTTGGTGCGAGCCCGGCGCGGGGTCGTCGTCGGCTCCGGCGGCTTCGAGCACAACGCGGCGATGCGCGCCCAGTACCAGCGTCAGCCCATCGGCACGGACTGGACCGTCGGCGCGAAGGAGAACACCGGCGACGGCATCCAGGCGGGCCAACGGGCGGGCGCGGCCCTGGCGTTGATGGACGACGCCTGGTGGGGACCCACCATCCCGATCCCCGGCGACCCGTACTTCTGCCTCGCCGAACGCACCCTCCCCGGCGGCCTGTTGGTCAACCAGGCGGGTTCGCGCTTCGTCAACGAGGCCGCGCCGTACAGCGATGTCGTCCACATCATGTACGACCGCGACACCGCGGCCCCCGACATCCCGGCCTGGCTGATCGTCGACCAGAACTACCGCAACCGGTACCTCTTCAAGGACGTCCTGCCGACGTTCACGTTCCCGGACGACTGGTACAGCTCGGGCGCGGCGTACAAGGCATGGAGCCTGGACGCCCTGGCCACCTCGATCGGCGTCCCGGCGGCGGCCCTCCGCTCCACGGTGAGCCGCTTCAACTCCCTTGCGGCGAACGGCAAGGACACGGACTTCGGGCGCGGCGACAGTGCCTACGACCACTACTACACGGACCCGTCGATCCTCCCCAACTCCTGCCTCGCCCCCCTCTGGCTGCCCCCGTACTACGCCTTCCGCATCGTCCCCGGCGACCTTGGCACGAAGGGCGGCATGCGCACGGACGCACGGGCCCGGGTGCTGCGGGCGGACGGTTCGGTGATCCCCGGCCTGTACGCGGCCGGGAACGCGAGCGCGGCGGTGATGGGGCACAGCTACGCGGGCGCGGGCTCGACGATCGGGCCGGCGATGACGTTCGGGTATGTGGCGGGGATGGATCTGGCGGGGGCGCTGTAG